AAAGCCGTCGGTAAGGCGGTCAATGCCTGCGACGATTGTGACTCCCTCAAGGGGCAACCCAGCGGCTGACAGCACAGTAGTCATCATAATGATCGCCGAACCAGGAACACCAGGAGTGCTAAAGGAAACAAAGAATGCGCTGATGGCGATCACCATCAACAGTGGGGGGGTTATGGGAATGTGGTAAATCTGAGCTATAAACAGGGCGTTGAAACTCTGAAGAATAGCAGACCCATCTCGCTTAAGGGCAGTCCCTAGGGGGATAGCGAAACTGGCAACCTCTTCCCGAATGCCGTAGACCTCTTGGGCGTTGCGTAGTCCGATCGGCAGCACAGCATTTGAGCTAGCCGTGCCAAACCCTAGAGAAAAGGCAGGCGCAAATGCCTTGAGAAATTCAATTGGTTTTGCTCGTAACACAAGTAACATCAGCATGTACAGCGCAGCCATGACCAAACTGGCAAGAAACAAACCTGCTACATAGAGAAACAACCGTATGATCAACCCTAGTCCTTGAATAGCCACCACTGAGGTGATGAGGGCAAATACGCCTACGGGAGCTAGGTAAAGAATCATGGACAGGATAGTTTCTGTAATGTCGTAGACACTGGTGATTACTTGCAGAAACTGGTCTGCTCGATGGCCAATACGCTGACAGGCAATGCCAATTAGGGCTGCGGAACCAATTACCTGGAGCAAATTACCCGTACTCAGGGCCTCAAATGGGTTAACAGGAATCAGGCTGACTAACCAATCCAAAATGGACTGATTAGAACTGGTGATGGCAACTCCTTCAGCAGACAGCCCTCCAAAGCCACTACCGGGTTGCAGAATCAGCGCGGCTATAAGGCCGATCGCCACGGCGATCGCGCTGGTAATGGCATATAGACTCAGCAGCTTGGCAGCATAGCGTCCAACTTGAGAGGCATTTTGAATGCGCGTGAGTCCCAAAATTAGGGAACAAAACACAGTGGGCACCACCACAAACTGAATAATGCGTAGAAATCCATTACCGAGTGGGGACAGCAGGTAGTGGTCTAGGGGAACGATCGCGGCAGGGGCAAATTCGTGCAGACCTGCTCCGGCTAAAATCCCGATGCCCAAGGAGAACAAAATCCAGGTGGAAAGACTGACGGATCGTAGCAGCGTAATAGGAGTAGGTCGGGTCATGGGTAGAGTAGCCAATGGAGTCGCCGTGCAGCAAAAGGTTACATCGTCATGAGAATACCGCCCTACCGAGACCAGACACAATAGCGATCGCTAGAGATTATCCACTCTCCGTTGGCATTTCGTCATCATGTGCAGATAATTGACCACTAATTGACTACGAATGCTGTACTAGGCAGATGCATGTTGATTGAATGCACGTTAGGTTACAAGATTGAGAGTATGTCACCGTCAATATTTCTGTTCTCGCAGTCGTTGCAGCAGAAAATCGAAGCGGATTCTTACCAGGTCAAAACGATTCATAACCTCTGGGCTAAGGTCTTCTTCGGTAGGCTGCTCTAAATTTTCCATCCGGAAGACATCTACCTGCTTAAGAAGCTTCCTCACACGGTCAGACAGCAAAACGGCCATGGCGTGGTAGAAGTGAGAAGCGAAGCTGTTGTCAAGCATTAATTTAGATGACAACTTTGTCCATGGAATTGCCCAAACCAATGTCTCTTCTAGTGCTATAACCGTGGCTGAGGGCAACCGAGCATCAATGAAGGACATTTCACCCACAATATCCCCTGTTTCTAGCTGAGCAATTTCATGTAAGCCCTGAGGGGTATCGACTTGCACTGACAACATGCCCGATAACACCACGTACAGTGCATCAGGACGAACAGTATGCTCAATTAAAACGCTACCTGGTGGAATTACTTTCTGCCGACCAGCCGTAGCTAGCCACTCAATATCGCGATCGTCCATCTCTGCCAGGATGTAAAGTGCTTTTGACATAGTCCTGCGTCCAGTAACTCCGTTATGGGTAATTGTTTCCGTAGCATTCGTAGCAACCCTGCACCCTATTCTGTGTCAGATCACAATTCTATGGTGATCTGGAGCGCCAATAACTAGCTGGAATTTCACAAGCTACAAACCTTCGCATCACGCAACATCTCCTAGGAATCTCCGATAGTTGTAAACATAGATTTCAAGGAGTTGTATGTCTGCAATGAATCTTTTACCGACAGCCCTCTCGGAGATGTTTTTACAAGTGACCAAGACCAAGACAATTAGTAAGGCTGACCAGTACGGCATGTTGACAGCATTGCTCGATGATTCTGTAAATGAACACGATCTTCAAAGCATTGATCGCATTCTCTATGCCGTTCGTCGCGGTCGAGTCCAGGTTGTTGATGAGTTGTCGACTCTTCAGTGAGCCACCAATAATCACGCTGGTGATGGCTCTCGGTGACCAGTAATTTGTCCCTGTTTTGTTGGTTACACTTAGTTTAGTTAGACGTTGCTGACATGATGAATTCACCAAACGTAACTCACCCCTCGGTTGACGACCAACAAGTTGAATCTTTTGTTCAGTTTGTGCGCTCTGATCACAGTGGCATTTGCCAAATGTTGACTGCTCTGTCCATCTATGGTGCAACCTCCACCGACCAAGCAGTAATTACGGCAGGTGTATCGCGGTTGAGGGAACTGGGCGAAACCTCTCTGGCTAACTGGCTGGTTGATATGCTGTGCATCAGCTTAGACGGGTTTAGAGCTAGACCCTAGATAATAGTTGAAAAGGAGCGCTATAGCTAGTTGGCGATAACTAGTTGGCGATAAAAGCTTTCTAAGGCGGTTACACAGCTACGATCGTCATACAGACGGGTACACCGCTCCAGCAATCGACGTTTCACATCAACTCTCCAAGTCTGATCCTGTCCTAGACGCACCGCCAGGGTTATGTACTCCTGAGGGCTGTGGGCGATTGTGTCTGTCACCCCAATCAGGTTCAACATGCCGTAGGATTGTCGTCCGCGCATTAGCTCGCCGGGACAAGTAACGATCGGCAGTCCACAGGCAATGGCTTCTGCGGAGGTCACCCCGCCTGACCAACCAATGGTATCGAGGAAAATATCTGCTAACTGTAACAGGGCAAAGTAGCGGTCACGCTGGAGCCTGGGCAGAATGATGCAATGGTTGTGGTAGTCTAGGCCAAGTTGGGCAAAGGCTCGCTGGAGCCGTCGGCAAAACAAATCTGTGACGGATGCACTGACGTGGCGAACGAACACTAGTTTGGCTTCAGG
Above is a window of Cyanobacteriota bacterium DNA encoding:
- a CDS encoding dicarboxylate/amino acid:cation symporter, producing the protein MTRPTPITLLRSVSLSTWILFSLGIGILAGAGLHEFAPAAIVPLDHYLLSPLGNGFLRIIQFVVVPTVFCSLILGLTRIQNASQVGRYAAKLLSLYAITSAIAVAIGLIAALILQPGSGFGGLSAEGVAITSSNQSILDWLVSLIPVNPFEALSTGNLLQVIGSAALIGIACQRIGHRADQFLQVITSVYDITETILSMILYLAPVGVFALITSVVAIQGLGLIIRLFLYVAGLFLASLVMAALYMLMLLVLRAKPIEFLKAFAPAFSLGFGTASSNAVLPIGLRNAQEVYGIREEVASFAIPLGTALKRDGSAILQSFNALFIAQIYHIPITPPLLMVIAISAFFVSFSTPGVPGSAIIMMTTVLSAAGLPLEGVTIVAGIDRLTDGF
- a CDS encoding cyclic nucleotide-binding domain-containing protein codes for the protein MSKALYILAEMDDRDIEWLATAGRQKVIPPGSVLIEHTVRPDALYVVLSGMLSVQVDTPQGLHEIAQLETGDIVGEMSFIDARLPSATVIALEETLVWAIPWTKLSSKLMLDNSFASHFYHAMAVLLSDRVRKLLKQVDVFRMENLEQPTEEDLSPEVMNRFDLVRIRFDFLLQRLREQKY